ATGTATTTTTTGATGTGTTAAAAATCAAACAAATCGGTGTATTGCCCTTTTTCTCCTTTATGCTTTCCTGAACTGATAGGGGCATCCAAATCAATAGTAGTATTGGTAGCATTGGTTTCGTCAATAATTCTCTTTTTGTCTTCACCAAGCAAAAACGAAACTCCTTCTTTTTCCCATTTTTCAAGCATCTCCAACCCTTTTTCTTCAAAAATTCCGTTTTGAAGGTCAATTGAGGTCATAAAGTTTTCGGATATTTCCATGAAATGCTCCATTTCACCCACTTTGCGTCCGATATCTTCTGCGATAGCTTCCATAGCCTGATCAAACATCATCCTTTTGTCTTTATCACCCGATATTATGTTCATTGCCGAACGCATAGCAGAATGACTCGCCCTGATTGCTTCCCGTTCTCTTTTGCGAACTGATACTTCGTCCTGAATATCTTCCAGTAAAATTTCAGAATTTTCATACATTCGGCATAGTACCTTGTACAAAACTTCCATCTTTTTGTATAAATCCTGAAGTTTAATGTTTGATTCCTGAAGACGACCGGCTTTCCGGGCTTTTAAGATCATAATGTTGTCAATGCCTTTTTCTTTAGCCCGATTGGCAAGTGACATGTTTTGCTTCATCATTTGCTCGTTCTGCTCAATCTGAGTTTTAAGGTTTCGCATCTGTCCCCTTAAATTGCTGATTTGCCTGCCCATTTTTTTCAGATTATCTTTCAAATCGTCTATATACGATTCAATAATCCCAATCGGATCAATTTGTACAAAAATTCCGGTTATAAACCGCATAATGCTTTTATAGAGATACCATATCAGGTTGCGAAACTTGGGGTCAACCAATATGTACACCACTGCGGCAAGTGCTGCAAGCATCAATACCAAATAAAGGGTGTTTTGTGCCAATACAATCAGCATTGGCAAAAAAGTATAAAGCAGATAGGCTAAACCGCCAACAATAGCAATGCCAAAGATGGTTCCTGTTTTTCCTTCGGGTCTGTTAAAAAATGATTTGGTTTTGATTTCTTCCATGATTTCCTGGTTAAGTAGCTTTAACTTTGTTTTTAGTGTTAATTTTAAAAGTAAGTAGCCGTTAAAGTTTGAAAGTTACAAATATACTGTCAAATGTTAAAATTGCAATCTGAAGCAATGATAACCCTTTGAATATAGCTGTTGATTAAGACAATAGTTTTTTAATGCGTTGAATGTCATCCTCAAACTGAGTAAGCAAATACTGATGTGTACTAAAAAATGCTCTTTGAGTTTGTTGAATTTTTGATTGTATTTCGGCTAATTGATTTTGAAGTTGCGACAGATTTTGTTTGTGCTGACTGATTTCGTTAGTGAGTGTAGTAATTTGTTGTTCCTTTTTGTGAATTGTATCTTCCAAGGTTTGGCGTTCTTTGTCTTTTGACATTACCGATTGCTGCATTTTGTTTTCCAGTTCGGTGTTAAATTTGTCTCTTTCGCGGTTAAGAATGTTTTTGTAATACTCTGCCGAACTAATGAGTTTGTCCACCGTTAAACCCATCGTTGATGCAGTTGCAAAAGCAGATTTGAATTTTGTAGCTTCATCTAATGGCAGGTTGCTTAGTGCTTGTAAAGAGGCTTTAAATTCTAAATAATCAAATCCTTCCATGTTATTGCTTTCAATAACGGTAAGGAGCATATCATAGACCCTTTGATCCATTTTGGGCGAATTTTCCTTCACGTTATTTTCATTATTGGGTATAGGTGGGGGGAGTTGAATATTTTTATTTTCCTCTTGGTTGGTGTTATTGTTTTCCTGATTTTCGCTCTTTTTTTGCTGTTCGTTTTCGTCAACAATAAACAAAGATTTCAGGTTTTTCAGGTTAATCATTTGAACTAGATTTTTTATTGGTGAACCTTTTTGGCAAAGTGTATTTAAGTGTTTCCTTGAAGCGCAAATATACCATCTTTGAAAAGACTTGCTAATCTTTTTTGAGGGGTTTGTGTATTTTTATTTTAAATCGGACAACTCCTCCGCAAAACATCCGATTTTTAATTTTAAACAGTGAGTTTAAGTACTGATATGAATGCCAAAATCAGTAGCATGGATTTAGTTGTTTCCAAAAAGTTTATGAAAATTAAGATACAGAGAAATTGACTACCAAATCTAAAGTTCAATAAGTGTAGTTTTGGATGTATATTCGTTATGTGCCGATCTTTTTGTCAGTTGATATTTTGTAGTAAACGGACGAATGATTAACCTGATTGCACCTTTGTATGAAAAGTAGCTCCATGCCCAATTTAACAGGGTAATGAACCGGTTTCTAAATCCGACCAATAACATCAGGTGAACAAACATCCAGACCAACCATGCAAATATGCCTTTCATGTCCATCAGTTTTGTATGAACAACTGCCTTGTTTCTACCAATCGTGGCCATTGTTCCCTTTTCGCGATAAACAAATGGCAACAATGGTTTTTTTCTCGCGAGGCAGATAAAGTTTTTGCTGATATGAACTCCTTGCTGAACTGCTACTGATGCCATCATTGGATGTCCGTTTGGATATTCTTCTGAAATTATAGCTCCGGCATCACCAATTGCATAAATATTGGAATAACCTTCTACTAAAAAAAACTCATCCGTTTTAAAACGATTACCTTTTACAATTTTAGCAGTCTTCAACCCATCAACGGTATTGCCCTTTACTCCGGCAGCCCATACTACTGTTCCGGTCTGGATACTATCTCCATTATTCAAATACAGGGTTTGACCATCGTAATCAGTAACAATGGTGTTCAGCATTGTTTGAACCCCCATTTTACGCAGGTCGTGATTCGCTGTCTCAGAAAGTTTCTCAGGCATTGCCGAAAGCAATCTGGGAGCAGCTTCAATCAGGTAAATATGAATTAAATCGGTATCTAACTCTGTAAAATCATAAGGAATTACATTGTTTTTAATTTCTGCTATAGCCCCTGCCAGTTCAACTCCTGTCGGACCACCTCCAACTATTACAAAATTTAATGTCGGTTGAACATTGGTAATGGTTTTAGTCAGGAGGACCCGTTCAAATTCCTGAAGGATGTTACTTCTCAGGTCTAAGGACTCAGAAATTTCTTTCAGCGACATGGCATATTTTTCGACATTGGGTTTGCCGAAAAAATTGGTCGCTGCACCGGTTGCAATAATCAGATAATCATAACCAAAATTACCTACATTGGTTATCACTTCATTTTTGGCAGCATTGATTCCAATTACAGTTGCCATTCTAAAGGCCACATTGCGCATTGGCCCTATTATTTTTCTAAGTGGATAAGCAATAGCATCTGAACCAAGTCCTCCGGTAGCTACCTGATATAACAGCGGTTGAAATGTGTGAAAATTATTCTTGTCTAATACCAATACTTTGTAAGGCTGATTATTCAGGCGTTTTGCAATTTGTAATCCTGCAAATCCGCCACCTATTACAACTATGGTCGGATAATTGAGTTGTTGAAATTTGTTTGACATACAAGATTAATTCGTTGTTGATCCTGTAAAATAACAAACAATAAATACCGAAAGATTAACCGGATTTGAGATTTAATTAAATTGTTTCTTTCAGGTTTACTGAAAAACCTACCGGAATCAAGCGAAACATTTAACCTTATATTCTATTTGTTTATACTTTATCCTAAACTAACCCCGAAAAAAAGATAAACTAAAACAAAAT
This is a stretch of genomic DNA from Sphingobacteriales bacterium. It encodes these proteins:
- a CDS encoding NAD(P)/FAD-dependent oxidoreductase: MSNKFQQLNYPTIVVIGGGFAGLQIAKRLNNQPYKVLVLDKNNFHTFQPLLYQVATGGLGSDAIAYPLRKIIGPMRNVAFRMATVIGINAAKNEVITNVGNFGYDYLIIATGAATNFFGKPNVEKYAMSLKEISESLDLRSNILQEFERVLLTKTITNVQPTLNFVIVGGGPTGVELAGAIAEIKNNVIPYDFTELDTDLIHIYLIEAAPRLLSAMPEKLSETANHDLRKMGVQTMLNTIVTDYDGQTLYLNNGDSIQTGTVVWAAGVKGNTVDGLKTAKIVKGNRFKTDEFFLVEGYSNIYAIGDAGAIISEEYPNGHPMMASVAVQQGVHISKNFICLARKKPLLPFVYREKGTMATIGRNKAVVHTKLMDMKGIFAWLVWMFVHLMLLVGFRNRFITLLNWAWSYFSYKGAIRLIIRPFTTKYQLTKRSAHNEYTSKTTLIEL